The Oreochromis aureus strain Israel breed Guangdong linkage group 16, ZZ_aureus, whole genome shotgun sequence genome includes the window TTCAGCAGTACACAATTTAGGTTCAGTGCAGAACTTTAGTGTCAGTAGCAGGAAGCTTATGATCATTATTTATGTCTCCCTCTGACCATCAAACTTTATTTTAGAATAAATACTGGATCAAATGACTACATCACCGAGCTCAGAACCACTCTTTTGTGCTCCAGACTATTGTTGTCGTTTTGCTcactgttttggttttctgatTTCACTATCACCGTCTCATCAGCTCACATTAAAGAGATTGGGTTAAAGTTACAATAAAGTCCCTAAAGTTGTAACTTTAGGGACTCGTCAGTACTGACAAGAATAGCAAAGATTAAAACAGAGCTGAGCAGAAGTTTCATTAATCTGATGGATAGGTACTCTCGGTGGCTCCCTTAGTTCCACCACAGAGGATGTATCCACATATTTTATTTGGCACAGATTTTTACAGTGGacgcccttcctgacacaaccctgCCATTTATCCAGGTAGGGACTTGGGTCAAAATAGTGGGAGTACACTAGCTTGTGACCTCCTGAGGCTGGCTTTGTGTCTCCTCTCAGTTATGAACTGGTGATCTTTCGGGTGTAAGGCAAGCATGTTAACCACAACACCACCCATTGCATTCAAATGAATGATAATTTTGCCCTGTATctataaccccccccccccccaatgaATTCTTCTTATGCTCTTACTCATTGATCTCTTTTGTTTAGTGAAATCTTGTCAATACAACAAAGATGGTAGTTAGCTTGCTAAGTGTTGGCagtgaatgaaaaaaatgttttaatggaaCGCTGTTTGGGATTTTGCTGATTTAGCCAGTATCTTCTATTTGGTAAAGTCACGGTTTGGTCATATAATTATGGACTTCAGCAAGAAGATTAAATCTAAGCTGAAAACAGAACATAAAACTTGCAAACATCTACTGGTCTTCAGGTTTAAACAAGACATGGTAAAAATCAAATTCAGTAAAATCTATCTAGCTGTACAATGTGGATCCTAAAAATATTATTGCTCTATCAATAAAGTTGTTCTAAGATGAAACTCAAAGTATGATAAAAGCTTAGTTGTCAGGTGCATGTAAACGAACTTAcgtatattatgctttgtataatGACTTGTAGATGTGGACACAGTTTCTTGGTTAGATATTGCACTATTTTCATGATCCACAACAAATCCTTGTAGACTTGCTCATAAAGGCCCACTGTACATCCATCCAAAGTTCCTCCGATCACTATAGCAGCACTTAAATGAAAATGGTTAAAGTTTCACAGAGTCATGATAAGAAAACACAAGAATGAGTGTGGAATGATTTGCACAGGTGATTGAGTCTGTTTGCTGTTTCTAGGCAAGGAATTTCAAAAAAGAAGGAGGCACCATATTGCCGTCAGAAACTTTTGGAGTCACTTGAAAGCCACAGCAGATGCTCTGTTGATTTGGCTCCCAGTGTGGCAGTAGTAATTTTCCTGAAGAATATTGATGCCTCTTTTGACTGTTCCTTCTTCTTTACATTCCTTGGTTCTAGTTTACTTTGTGCCTTAAATGTCTAATCTTCATTGTGAAAAGCCTCTGGACTAGATGCCCCATCATCACTGAGGACCTCCGTGTTGGTAAAGGTCCCAGCAAGTGAGGCACCCAAGACCTGCCTGACAGGAGCCATCTCTGAAAGAATTATGTTATCATGGTTGCTTACCAGTGTAGCCTTGTCCATTATCTCCTTGCTGTGCTTGGAaacaacagcatccaggaaGTCGTACTTATGTGACAGCATACCACTTTCAAATAGATACTTTGTCaggtaagaaaaaaacacattggcCAAGAAGGATGCCACCATGGACACAGACTTGAAGGGGAACCTCTGCTGGATAAAGTGCTCTACATCTCCAGTGAGGTGATGGACCTTCTCCTGGGTCACCCAGCCGGGGTAATAGATGAATGGAGGTAGTTTGAGGTAGGGCTCCCCCCCACCAATGCGCAGCAGAAGACCAAAGATATAACCAGCCACAGAACCATAGGTGTTGGTGCCCTTAACGAACAGCACACTGAGAAGTTGGGGGAATATGATGACATAGACCAGATCAGAGCTCAGGTACCAAAGGCCGTATACTGATCCTGTTAACAATGCCATGGCAGTGGCCAGAGCTCCGAACACAAAGATGGTGAGGCGCATCACCCAAACAATCTCCCGATCTGAGGCCTGTAAGGAAGATGAAAGGGATAAAAGAGTAAAGACAGAAACATAACAACTGGAGGGGAACAGGGTGTTAACTTAAATGAAAGTCAGTTCAGATAAAAGATTAGAGCCTACAGCTGAAGTAGTGTCCATGTGAGGTTGCACTTAGATACGAAAGCGCTTGGAGATGTAGGTTCTGTTTGAAATTATTCACTCATTTAATTCTCCATACTCTTATTATTCAGGGAAACTGGATGATGAGAAAAGGTGAGCTCAGTGGTACAACAAAACAACACTGTAGGGCACTATTTGATCTTAAAATCAACGGCAACAGGTCTTATCGAGTGATTAAtccaaattttatttattttttctctccaaTCATAATTATTATGTTCAAATTAAACCAGAAGAGAGGTATAAATATGTGTCTGCAGCCACTTTTACAACACAACAGAGGTTTGGGTTTGCATTTCAACCAGTGGTGTGGGGGATCTTCGGAAAATTGGCAAGCATCCGATTAGCAgttgtttcatttttcattttttaaaatgacaatgCTCCCAAATACACTGTTAGTACAATAACAGGATGCCTGAATATATTTTTTCCTACCAAAGTATAAAGAAAAGCAGGTtggcttaagacttttgcacagtattagCATGCACAGTAATCTTCACAATTCTGAAAATTAATGTCTGTTACAAATGTGATGGGAATGAATAGCAGGAAATCTCAGTGGGACCAATTTAGCAGATTATCTAACCATCTAACATTATCTAACAAATAATTATTACACAAACAACTTACAAAGATTTCCATCTTGAGGTTTCATGTGTGGTTTTGGGTATTAAACAAATTCGATAAAGTGCACATATAATTTCTGCTGTAGgctcttgttttgttgtttttttcgtaTGAAAATAACATTGATTTATCGATAGGCTGACTGATGTTTGGAACCACTTGCTGAAATTGTGCAGACGTACGAGTGTGCTAGGAATATTGCTCTTACCGACTGCCGAAACGCGAGCTGATAAATGTTCCTGGCAAACATGGAGCTGGCTGAGAGTATGGATGAGTCTGCTGATGACATGACTGCAGCTGACACAGCCCCCAGACCAAAGAAGGAGATGTACGGTGGGCAGAGGTGCTGAAGCACTATAGGAAGGATCATGTCTGACTCATCCTTATCCTTTGGAGGGAGGGAACCATATGTAGTTTGGTTCCAGTCTGAATCAGGACATGAGAAACAGTTAAAAATTGATCATTGTAAACAATGCAAATGTCACAGCTTATTATTACAGCTCTTATGAAACAATCAGCCAACCAGTCAATCTTTGCACTCAACTGTCAAGATTATCTATGtattaaattagaaaaacagtcATCAGCATTTGTCTTAATTATTGGtttgaacaaaaaacagaaagaaagtgcCTTGCATGAGGCAGTAACACAACATTACTAAAGCTGAACAAACTGTACCTGGCACACATTCGCATTTTAAGATTAATAGCATTTCTTTTCTGGCCACCCTGCAGAAATTTAAGTGTAGGGATTtctttattacaatttttgatCCCGTAGcttttcagacaaaaaaaagttaatgcTCTCAGTGGATACACatgctttaaagctgagaaACAAAAGGCCTTAATGTGTCTAGGTGCCTTCATAGCTGCACAGATTCAATCTGCTGTTGGTcaaaacacaataaacaaagcCACAGTAATAATAGTACGAATTAAACTGGATACTGACTGAAAACTAGACCCCAGTTCAACATAGACGAGGGTAATATACTGGTTTGTTAATGATCCGTGGAAGCATATGAGTCAGTATTAAGTAATTATGGACATTATGTTGATTAATTGCATTTAACTGTTGTCGATTAATCATTGATAATGGTTAACATCATAAGGGAGCCAATAGTTCTGACAGTCTATGCTTAACTTATTAGATACAAAAGTATGCATGCACGCTAGCTGTACTGATACCCTCATCTTTGTTAAGCCAGCATTCAGACGACTATGGTTTAtatcaaagtttttaaaaaaaaaatcctcaaatTAACCATAGCATTTACTGTATATATACAGGACAGGTGATCTTCCTCTCTCTTCTCCTTCTACCTTTCCTTTagacacaaaatattttttttcactcacaagttGACACCACTTGTTTTACAAACTCTCTCTTTTACCCTAACCTTCTTTCTACTATTTtttgccctcctcctcctccacaagAGGTACACAGTCTATGTCTTTCTCTACCCATCCCCAGATATTCATAGGCAGTGGTTGATTAGTGCCAGTTATACATGGAACGGCTTCAGATGGACCAGATTAATTAGCTCCTCTTCAGATGTAATATTCACTAAATCGCCATGGTCTGATggctctctctcctctgcatGTAGTGACAGCATCCGTCTGCTGTTTACCCTCCAGACACTGTATACATCTGCATTTACacatctgaaaaaagaaaagggctGCTGGGGTGTAAACAACCCCATGAAGCCAGGGTGCTCTCTTTGATCACACTTTCCCGTTTGAATAAAGGATCAGGTTCTTGGATGTTTCAATTGTCTTGTGATGTTTCATTTACTGCTTAATCACTGTGTATGTCTGTGCGTGTGCACATCAGTCTTGGATTAGTCTCTGATTAGCATGTGTTTGCCTAAAAAGTCTGATTTAACAGCTGCAGTCCAGACATAACAGCGTGTGTGCATATAAAGCAGTGGTGGCACTGTATAGTGATTCGTACTTCTACCTGTCTTTGTTGTCCTTGTAAATCTGGTTGCAAATGACAGCTAGCTCCATTACCGCTTAAAGAAAGGATTATATATACTACGCTTGGgtacactgtttaaaaaaagaactgtttCTGCAACTCATCTAATtcagtttattaaaatattatgggACCCCCATTTTAACCTGTGGGtgcatatttgtgtttgtgtctctgtgtgtattattaCCAGTGGAAGCCCCTATAGCTCCTATGAGGACAGAGGGGACAGCCATGACCAAGCAACCGAAGGCAGCAAGGAATGAAAGGACCTGGGCGTAGGTagctgaagaagcagaaagAACCCGTTGAAAATAGACCTGCCAGGGAATCCCCCCCAACATCTAGAAACAGAAACACCAAACCAATGCATTACAATCAGCAGTCTAAAAAAATACTGTGAATCTCTTTGTTTCTAGTGAAGAACTCCATTTCAGTACTAAGAAACCATTAAATGCTATGTGCCATGAATGGGTCTCTTATTTGGACTTCAGTGAAAGTGTGTCTGCAATTGACTTTAGAGTTATATACTGTCTCTTGGTGAAACTTCAGATAAAAGTTATGGCTTACAAGCAAAAAGAAGTTGTCCGCCCAGAGCCAATTGTCTTCGGGCTCAATCTTCCCGAGCCAAGGAGATTGATAGATTGTTTTCTTGGCTGTAACACCGATGTCTGACACGGCAGGATTGGACAGAGCAAAAGGCACACTGATCCACtgaaaggagaagaagaaaatcatAATGtaacaataatacaataaaaaatgtaaaaattgaattattatatttttatagcaTTTCAAAATCTAACTGTTGAAATCAAGTTCTACTTTACCCTGTGTTCTTGATACAAAAGGTGCTTTTATCAATTTCATGTTTTGAT containing:
- the LOC116311955 gene encoding high-affinity choline transporter 1-like; amino-acid sequence: MTIHVEGLVAIVLFYVLILFVGIWAAWKNKNSGVGEGIDRSESIMVGGRDIGLFVGGFTMTATWVGGGYINGTAEYVYLPGFGLAWAQAPFGYALSLVVGGLFFAKPMRSRGYVTMLDPFQQLYGKRMGGLLFIPALMGEIFWSAAILSALGATLSVIVDININMSVVISALIAIFYTLVGGLYSVAYTDVVQLFCIFLGLWISVPFALSNPAVSDIGVTAKKTIYQSPWLGKIEPEDNWLWADNFFLLMLGGIPWQVYFQRVLSASSATYAQVLSFLAAFGCLVMAVPSVLIGAIGASTDWNQTTYGSLPPKDKDESDMILPIVLQHLCPPYISFFGLGAVSAAVMSSADSSILSASSMFARNIYQLAFRQSASDREIVWVMRLTIFVFGALATAMALLTGSVYGLWYLSSDLVYVIIFPQLLSVLFVKGTNTYGSVAGYIFGLLLRIGGGEPYLKLPPFIYYPGWVTQEKVHHLTGDVEHFIQQRFPFKSVSMVASFLANVFFSYLTKYLFESGMLSHKYDFLDAVVSKHSKEIMDKATLVSNHDNIILSEMAPVRQVLGASLAGTFTNTEVLSDDGASSPEAFHNED